Proteins from one Kwoniella shivajii chromosome 1, complete sequence genomic window:
- a CDS encoding pyridoxal biosynthesis protein PDX1: MSEPTIVPSSAPAPNGGTSTPLLGSRGGPAGTGAGGSFGVKSGLAQMLKGGVIMDVMNAEQAKIAEEAGASAVMALERIPANIRRDGGVARMSDPGMIKQIMEAVSIPVMAKVRIGHFVEAQILQSVGVDYIDESEVLTMADDQHHIGKHSFKVPFVCGCKNLGEALRRISEGAAMIRTKGEAGTGDVIEAVRHQRAVMSDIRKAAAMSDDELYAFAKELSAPYHLLKETARLKRLPVVSFAAGGVATPADAAMMMQLGCDGVFVGSGIFLSGDPAKRARAIVQAVTHYNNPSVLAEISTDLGEAMVGISTPAEREIKGGRMAGRGN, from the exons ATGTCAGAACCTACAATCGTACCTTCCtcagcaccagcaccaaATGGAGGAACTTCAACTCCTCTCTTGGGAAGCAGAGGGGGTCCTGCAGGTACTGGTGCTGGAGGTAGTTTTGGCGTCAAGTCTGGTTTAGCTCAAATGTTGAAAGGAGG TGTTATCATGGATGTCATGAATGCTGAGCAAGCCAAGATCGCCGAAGAAGCAGGTGCAAGTGCTGTTATGGCATTAG AGAGAATCCCAGCCAACATCAGAAGAGACGGTGGTGTAGCTAGGATG TCCGATCCTGGAATGATTAAACAAATCATGGAAGCTGTTTCAATTCCAGTAATGGCAAAAGTCAGAATCGGTCATTTCGTAGAAGCTCAAATCTTGCAATCTGTCGGTGTCGATTATATCGAT GAATCGGAAGTCCTGACCATGGCAGacgatcaacatcatatcgGTAAACATTCTTTCAAAGTTCCTTTTGTATGTGGATGTAAGAATCTAGGAGAAGCTCTTCGAAGAATCTCAGAAGGAGCTGC CATGATCCGAACAAAAGGTGAAGCAGGTACTGGAGATGTCATTGAAGCTGTACGACATCAAAGGGCTGTTATGTCCGACATTAGAAAAGCAGCTGCTATGTCCGATGACGAATTGTATGCCTTCGCCAAAGAGCTTTCAGCTCCTTATCACTTGTTAAAGGAGACTGCTCGATTGAAGAGATTGCCTGTCGTTTC CTTCGCAGCAGGTGGTGTTGCTACGCCAGCCGATGCGGCTATGATGATGCAATTAGGATGTGATGGTG TCTTCGTTGGTTCCGGTATCT TCCTTTCTGGTGATCCCGCCAAACGAGCACGTGCTATCGTCCAAGCCGTGACCCACTACAACAACCCTTCTGTACTTGCTGAGATATCCACTGATCTCGGTGAAGCCATGGTCGGTATCAGCAC TCCTGCTGAACGTGAGATCAAAGGCGGACGAATGGCAGGAAGAGGTAACTAG